Proteins co-encoded in one Ruegeria sp. YS9 genomic window:
- a CDS encoding helix-turn-helix domain-containing protein has protein sequence MQENIDKRDRAAQFRLRLARAMEDRHISQSALARHIGVDRSTVSQLLTDHGARLPNAHVVGGCAAALGVSADWLLSLSDRPESAAEILASTLSITEAPRALVDERIFDWHKEAAGYKIRHVPAALPDMLKTRAVLEWEYAPHLGRTADQAIGASEDRLTWMRSAQSDYEIAMPLYEIESFASGTGYYHGLCPEIRLEQIDHLLALCEQLYPRMRIYLFDAKRLYSAPVTIFGPLLCVFYAGSHYLAFRDRDRIKTFSRHFDTLVREADVAARDFPDHMRQLRADVSGKN, from the coding sequence ATGCAGGAAAACATCGACAAGCGCGACCGCGCCGCTCAATTCCGCCTTCGCCTTGCCCGCGCGATGGAGGACCGCCACATCAGCCAAAGCGCGCTTGCGCGCCATATCGGCGTGGACCGTTCAACCGTATCTCAGTTGTTGACCGATCATGGTGCGCGTCTTCCCAACGCGCATGTTGTGGGTGGCTGTGCCGCGGCACTGGGCGTTTCGGCAGACTGGTTGCTGAGCCTGTCCGACAGACCGGAAAGCGCGGCAGAAATACTGGCCAGTACCCTGTCCATTACCGAAGCGCCCCGCGCCTTGGTCGATGAGCGGATTTTCGACTGGCACAAAGAAGCCGCCGGGTACAAGATCCGTCATGTCCCGGCCGCCCTGCCCGACATGCTCAAGACGCGTGCGGTACTGGAATGGGAATATGCCCCCCATCTGGGGCGCACGGCGGATCAGGCCATCGGAGCGTCCGAAGACAGGCTGACCTGGATGCGCAGTGCGCAGTCAGATTACGAAATTGCCATGCCGTTGTACGAGATCGAGAGCTTTGCAAGCGGCACGGGGTATTACCATGGCCTTTGCCCGGAAATTCGGCTGGAACAGATCGATCACCTGCTGGCCTTGTGTGAACAACTCTATCCCCGGATGCGGATCTATCTGTTTGATGCCAAAAGGCTGTATTCCGCCCCGGTAACGATTTTCGGGCCGCTTCTTTGCGTTTTTTACGCCGGAAGTCACTATTTGGCGTTTCGCGACCGGGATCGGATCAAGACATTTTCACGCCATTTCGACACTCTGGTGCGCGAGGCCGATGTGGCCGCCCGCGATTTTCCGGACCACATGCGACAACTCAGAGCGGATGTATCCGGCAAGAATTGA
- a CDS encoding SDR family oxidoreductase, with the protein MDLGIQGKRALVCASSKGLGLGCAEALAAVGVNLVMNARGPEALEAEAARLRSEHGVEVQTVACDVITPDGQAQVIEAAQGVDILVTNAGGPPPGLWSDWERDDFIKALDANMLTPIAFMKALLPSMMDKGWGRVVNITSQSVRAPIAVLGLSNAARTGLTGYVAGTSRQVAPHGVTINNLLPGIHATDRADSLDSGVAAQQGISIDEARANRAATIPVRRYGSRQEFGATCAFLCSQHAGFIVGQNILLDGGATNLTM; encoded by the coding sequence ATGGATCTGGGAATTCAAGGAAAGCGCGCGCTGGTCTGTGCCAGCAGCAAGGGATTGGGTCTTGGGTGCGCCGAGGCGCTTGCCGCGGTTGGCGTGAATCTGGTGATGAACGCACGCGGCCCCGAGGCGTTGGAGGCTGAGGCCGCGCGCCTGCGGTCCGAACACGGCGTCGAGGTGCAGACCGTGGCCTGCGACGTGATCACACCCGACGGTCAGGCGCAGGTGATCGAGGCCGCGCAGGGCGTTGATATTCTTGTGACAAATGCCGGTGGACCGCCGCCGGGCCTGTGGTCGGACTGGGAGCGCGATGATTTCATCAAGGCGCTGGATGCCAACATGCTGACGCCGATCGCGTTCATGAAGGCGCTGTTGCCGTCGATGATGGACAAGGGGTGGGGCCGGGTGGTGAATATCACCTCGCAATCCGTGCGTGCGCCGATTGCGGTACTGGGCCTGTCAAACGCGGCGCGTACAGGTCTGACGGGCTATGTGGCCGGAACCTCGCGTCAGGTGGCGCCACACGGGGTGACCATCAACAACCTGCTGCCGGGTATTCATGCCACGGATCGAGCGGATTCTCTGGACAGCGGTGTGGCGGCGCAACAGGGTATTTCGATCGACGAAGCACGCGCCAACCGTGCGGCGACGATCCCGGTCCGACGCTATGGGTCGCGGCAGGAGTTTGGTGCCACCTGCGCGTTTCTGTGTTCGCAACATGCGGGCTTCATCGTCGGCCAGAACATCCTGCTGGACGGCGGTGCGACCAACCTGACGATGTGA
- a CDS encoding DEAD/DEAH box helicase produces the protein MTKFNELNLNPKVLKAIEEAGYETPTPIQEGAIPPALEGRDVLGIAQTGTGKTASFTLPMITLLARGRARARMPRSLVLCPTRELAAQVAENFDTYTKHLKLTKALLIGGVSFKEQEALIDRGVDVLIATPGRLLDHFERGKLLLTGVQIMVVDEADRMLDMGFIPDIERIFSLTPFTRQTLFFSATMASEIERITDTFLSAPARVEVARQATASETIEQGVVMFKGGRRDREASQKRNVLRALIDAEGEKCTNAIIFCNRKTDVDICAKSLKKYGYDAAAIHGDLDQSQRMKTLDGFRDGSLRLLVASDVAARGLDVPAVSHVFNFDVPGHPEDYVHRIGRTGRAGREGKAITICSARDEKALAAIEKLIQKDIPRLDNPVKEEPRPEKPKPEKKARDSEVKKDARKEREPKARGRGRKEDNGRPVVGMGDHLPSFIALSFDERRAG, from the coding sequence ATGACAAAATTCAACGAACTGAACCTGAACCCTAAGGTCCTCAAAGCCATTGAGGAAGCCGGATACGAAACCCCGACCCCAATTCAGGAAGGCGCGATTCCTCCCGCTCTGGAAGGTCGCGATGTCTTGGGAATCGCCCAGACCGGCACCGGCAAGACCGCCAGCTTCACACTGCCGATGATCACCTTGCTGGCCCGTGGCCGCGCCCGCGCGCGCATGCCGCGCTCGCTGGTCCTGTGTCCGACGCGGGAACTGGCCGCCCAGGTGGCCGAGAATTTCGACACCTATACCAAACACCTTAAACTGACCAAGGCGCTGTTGATCGGCGGCGTCAGCTTCAAAGAGCAAGAGGCCCTGATCGACCGTGGCGTCGACGTTCTGATCGCCACGCCCGGCCGCCTGCTGGACCATTTCGAACGTGGCAAGCTGCTGCTGACCGGCGTGCAGATCATGGTGGTGGACGAAGCCGACCGGATGCTGGATATGGGCTTTATTCCTGACATCGAGCGCATCTTCTCGCTGACGCCTTTCACACGGCAAACGCTGTTCTTCTCGGCGACCATGGCATCCGAGATCGAACGAATCACGGATACATTCCTGTCGGCCCCTGCCCGGGTTGAAGTCGCCCGCCAAGCGACCGCATCCGAGACGATCGAACAGGGCGTTGTCATGTTCAAAGGCGGCCGCCGGGATCGTGAAGCAAGTCAGAAACGTAATGTTCTGCGTGCTTTGATCGACGCCGAAGGTGAAAAGTGCACCAACGCAATCATCTTCTGCAATCGCAAGACGGATGTCGATATCTGCGCGAAATCGCTGAAGAAATACGGCTATGACGCTGCCGCGATCCATGGCGATCTGGACCAATCGCAGCGGATGAAGACACTGGACGGGTTCCGCGACGGATCATTGCGTCTGCTGGTTGCATCGGACGTCGCAGCGCGCGGTCTGGACGTTCCGGCCGTCAGCCACGTGTTCAATTTCGACGTCCCCGGCCATCCCGAAGATTACGTACACCGAATCGGCCGCACCGGTCGCGCCGGGCGCGAAGGCAAGGCCATCACGATCTGCTCGGCCCGCGATGAAAAAGCCCTGGCTGCGATCGAAAAGCTGATCCAGAAAGACATCCCGCGCCTCGACAATCCGGTCAAGGAAGAGCCCAGGCCTGAAAAGCCGAAGCCCGAGAAAAAAGCCCGGGACTCCGAAGTCAAGAAAGACGCCCGGAAAGAGCGAGAGCCCAAAGCGCGTGGCCGCGGGCGCAAGGAAGACAATGGCCGGCCCGTGGTGGGTATGGGCGATCACCTGCCCAGCTTCATTGCCCTGAGCTTTGACGAACGTCGCGCCGGCTAA
- a CDS encoding fatty acid desaturase, giving the protein MAEPSTPKSPEWGTFALILGCYAAWLVGLFWLADVSVWLAVPVLGFVAALHSSLTHEALHGHPFRAKWLNEALMALPLTLAIPYNRFRDLHLAHHQDATLTDPYDDPESNYMDPKVWADLPRGVQAVLALNNTLLGRMVLGPAVGQVLFLRDEWRGLRRGDRAILLAWALHIPGAVAVLWIVAQSAMPIWAYLISAYIGLALLKIRTFLEHRAHEKSRARTVIIEDNGPLAFLFLNNNLHVVHHMNPAAPWYRLPSLYRDGKDRYLACNEAYVYRSYAQIFRQYLLRAKDPVPHPLWPKH; this is encoded by the coding sequence ATGGCTGAGCCCTCAACACCCAAATCGCCCGAATGGGGTACATTTGCCCTGATCCTCGGCTGTTATGCCGCATGGCTGGTCGGGCTGTTCTGGCTGGCGGATGTTTCGGTGTGGTTGGCGGTGCCGGTATTGGGCTTTGTTGCAGCCCTGCATTCGTCTTTGACGCACGAAGCCCTGCATGGGCACCCGTTCCGAGCCAAATGGCTGAATGAGGCGCTGATGGCGTTGCCGCTGACCCTGGCCATTCCGTACAACCGTTTTCGCGATCTGCATTTGGCGCATCATCAGGATGCCACCTTGACCGACCCGTATGACGACCCCGAGTCCAACTATATGGATCCCAAGGTTTGGGCGGATCTGCCGCGTGGCGTGCAGGCTGTGCTGGCCCTGAACAACACGCTTCTGGGGCGGATGGTTCTGGGTCCGGCTGTAGGGCAGGTTCTGTTTCTGCGCGACGAATGGCGGGGGCTGCGGCGCGGCGACAGGGCGATCCTGCTGGCATGGGCTTTGCATATCCCCGGCGCGGTCGCGGTGCTGTGGATCGTTGCACAATCGGCCATGCCGATCTGGGCTTATCTGATTTCCGCCTATATCGGGCTGGCGTTGCTGAAAATCCGTACCTTTCTGGAACACCGCGCGCACGAGAAGTCCCGCGCGCGGACCGTGATTATCGAAGACAACGGGCCGCTGGCATTTCTGTTTCTGAACAACAACCTGCATGTTGTACATCACATGAATCCCGCCGCGCCATGGTATCGGCTGCCGTCGTTGTATCGGGATGGCAAAGACAGGTATCTGGCCTGCAATGAGGCGTATGTTTACCGCTCCTATGCACAGATTTTCCGGCAGTATCTGCTGCGCGCCAAGGACCCGGTTCCGCATCCGCTCTGGCCAAAGCACTGA
- a CDS encoding glycosyltransferase family 2 protein codes for MTTWGIVSMVRGPTEDVLRFVAHHLELGADFMYIYMDEPNRRTFRALRMHPKVRVRNCDDAFWEKRGRARPEKHQVRQSVHATFAYRNTRLDWLTHIDVDEFLWPAAPISDILRDVPDTVPAVRVRPLEALAGGDDLYKAHIPHGPNREALVETIYPNYGAFVMGGFLSHVQGKLFVRTGLKNLSIRIHNLFQNKALLPCKYELPQIDLCHRHAPDWDHWIAHYQFRMDRGSYQAGMAPNVPREQGGLSKNELLNWIEAEHGMDGLRAFYNEMSGADAQVRANLERLGLLRHRPLNLDEKLEKHFPGSC; via the coding sequence ATGACCACCTGGGGCATTGTCTCCATGGTCCGGGGGCCAACCGAAGACGTCCTTCGGTTCGTGGCCCATCACCTCGAACTGGGGGCGGATTTCATGTATATCTACATGGACGAACCCAACCGCCGCACGTTCAGGGCACTGAGAATGCACCCCAAGGTTCGGGTTCGTAACTGTGATGACGCCTTTTGGGAAAAACGCGGACGCGCACGGCCGGAAAAGCATCAGGTGCGCCAGTCGGTTCATGCCACTTTTGCCTATCGAAACACTCGGCTGGATTGGTTGACACATATCGATGTGGATGAGTTTCTTTGGCCGGCGGCCCCCATTTCCGATATTCTGCGCGATGTTCCAGACACGGTTCCCGCGGTGCGTGTCCGCCCGTTAGAAGCCTTGGCCGGGGGCGATGACCTGTACAAAGCTCATATCCCGCATGGCCCGAACCGCGAAGCGCTGGTCGAGACCATTTACCCGAATTACGGCGCCTTCGTCATGGGCGGATTCCTGAGTCACGTGCAGGGAAAGCTGTTCGTGCGCACCGGCTTGAAAAACCTGAGCATCCGCATCCACAACCTGTTTCAGAACAAGGCGCTGCTGCCGTGCAAATACGAGCTTCCCCAGATCGATCTGTGCCATCGTCATGCCCCGGACTGGGATCACTGGATAGCGCATTACCAGTTCCGCATGGATCGTGGCTCGTATCAGGCCGGCATGGCTCCGAATGTTCCGCGCGAACAGGGAGGGCTGAGCAAGAATGAACTGCTCAACTGGATCGAGGCCGAACACGGCATGGACGGGCTGCGTGCGTTCTACAATGAAATGAGCGGCGCGGACGCACAGGTGCGCGCCAACCTGGAACGCCTCGGCCTGCTGCGCCACCGCCCTTTGAACCTGGACGAAAAGCTGGAGAAACACTTTCCCGGAAGTTGCTGA
- a CDS encoding EamA family transporter codes for MSLWIPVTIAAASFQTVRFMLQKSLSRVKLSAAGATFARFAYSMPLAVAGLLVALQITGASLPPLNGVFWLYAVIGGTAQILATICVVALFKQRNFAVGITFKKTEVIQTAIVGFLVLGDSVSGGALVAILLGLMAVLLLSKTPGGGGVWWRHLTNRASQLGLGSGVLFAFSAVSYRGASLQLGDADAWFRALITLAAVVTFQFVSMGLWLLWRDRAELRAVWQTRSTGVFVGLTSLGGSFCWFWAFTLQNAAYVKALGQVELIFSLMASILFFRETITRREIAGMLLLGVSILALVLAI; via the coding sequence ATGAGTCTCTGGATCCCTGTCACCATCGCCGCCGCCAGCTTTCAGACCGTACGGTTCATGCTGCAAAAATCCTTGAGCCGCGTGAAGCTGTCTGCCGCGGGCGCGACCTTTGCGCGGTTTGCGTATTCCATGCCGCTGGCCGTTGCCGGGCTGCTTGTGGCGTTACAGATAACCGGGGCCAGTCTGCCACCACTTAACGGAGTATTCTGGCTTTACGCTGTCATCGGAGGTACGGCTCAAATCCTGGCTACGATCTGTGTTGTTGCGTTGTTCAAACAAAGAAATTTTGCGGTTGGAATCACCTTCAAGAAAACAGAAGTCATTCAGACCGCGATTGTCGGATTTCTGGTTTTGGGCGACAGCGTTTCCGGCGGCGCTCTGGTTGCGATCCTGTTGGGGTTGATGGCGGTTCTGTTGCTGTCGAAAACCCCCGGTGGGGGCGGCGTCTGGTGGCGGCATCTGACCAACCGCGCGTCCCAATTGGGGCTTGGATCAGGGGTTTTGTTTGCGTTTTCCGCGGTCAGCTATCGCGGGGCGTCGTTGCAATTGGGTGATGCCGACGCCTGGTTCCGCGCACTGATCACCCTGGCCGCCGTCGTGACGTTTCAGTTTGTCAGCATGGGCCTGTGGCTGTTGTGGCGCGACCGGGCCGAACTGCGCGCGGTGTGGCAGACCCGATCGACCGGCGTGTTTGTCGGCCTGACCAGCCTGGGCGGTTCGTTTTGTTGGTTCTGGGCCTTCACCCTGCAAAACGCAGCCTATGTCAAAGCGTTGGGGCAGGTAGAGCTGATTTTCAGCCTGATGGCGTCGATCCTGTTTTTCCGCGAGACGATCACCCGGCGAGAAATCGCCGGGATGTTGCTGTTGGGTGTTTCGATACTGGCCTTGGTGTTGGCGATTTAG
- a CDS encoding nuclear transport factor 2 family protein, translating to MNLKEIADELVAGCREDRAKENLSKLYAPDAVSVEGQDFQGMGRETKGVEAIRGKHEWWESAHEVSAASVSDPFPHGEDRFAVIFEVQGKVKETGEAFDMREVGVYHVADGKIVREEFFY from the coding sequence ATGAATTTGAAAGAGATTGCAGATGAACTGGTGGCCGGTTGCCGGGAAGACCGGGCCAAGGAAAACCTGTCCAAGCTGTATGCGCCGGATGCCGTTTCGGTCGAAGGGCAGGATTTTCAGGGAATGGGCCGGGAGACCAAAGGGGTCGAAGCCATCCGTGGCAAGCACGAGTGGTGGGAAAGCGCCCATGAGGTTTCTGCTGCGTCCGTCAGCGACCCGTTTCCCCATGGCGAAGACCGTTTTGCCGTGATTTTCGAAGTGCAGGGCAAGGTGAAGGAAACCGGCGAAGCGTTCGATATGCGCGAAGTGGGTGTCTATCACGTCGCTGACGGCAAGATCGTCCGGGAGGAGTTCTTCTATTGA
- a CDS encoding DUF2061 domain-containing protein, with amino-acid sequence METRRRSVVKAIVWNAMGLATMTLVGLIATGSAAVGGALALVNTAIGLTLYIVYERIWAGISWGRNG; translated from the coding sequence ATGGAAACACGGCGAAGATCTGTCGTGAAAGCAATCGTGTGGAATGCCATGGGTCTGGCCACCATGACGCTGGTGGGTCTGATCGCCACGGGTTCGGCCGCCGTCGGCGGGGCATTGGCGCTGGTGAATACCGCCATCGGCCTGACGCTATACATTGTCTATGAAAGAATTTGGGCCGGAATTTCGTGGGGGCGCAATGGCTGA
- a CDS encoding peptide chain release factor 3, protein MLDTSNQPTLPPEIARRRTFAIISHPDAGKTTLTEKFLLYGGAIQMAGQVRAKGEARRTRSDFMQMEKDRGISVSASAMSFDYGNFRFNLVDTPGHSDFSEDTYRTLTAVDAAVMVIDGAKGVESQTQKLFEVCRLRDLPILTFCNKMDRESRDTFEIIDEIQEMLAIDVTPAAWPIGVGRDFIGCYDMLRDRLELMDRADRNKVAESIEINGLDDPKLAEHVPEHLLDKLLEEVEMARELLPALDPQAVLEGHMTPIWFGSAINSFGVKELMEGIGAYGPQPQVQSAEPRQISPDEKKVAGFVFKVQANMDPKHRDRVAFVRMASGHFKRGMKLTHVRSKKPMAISNPVLFLASDRELAEEAWAGDIIGIPNHGQLRIGDTLTEGEALRVTGIPSFAPELLQGVRAGDPMKAKHLEKALMQFAEEGAAKVFKPSIGSGFIVGVVGALQFEVLASRIEMEYGLPVRFEASQFTSARWVSGDKAEVEKFVNANKQHIAHDHDGDIVYLTRLQWDIDRVIRDYPALNLTATKEMMT, encoded by the coding sequence ATGCTTGATACCTCGAACCAACCCACCCTGCCGCCCGAGATCGCCCGGCGCCGGACATTCGCCATCATCTCTCACCCGGATGCGGGCAAGACGACGCTGACGGAAAAGTTCCTGCTGTACGGGGGTGCAATCCAGATGGCCGGTCAGGTCCGTGCCAAGGGCGAGGCGCGGCGGACCCGGTCGGACTTCATGCAGATGGAGAAGGATCGCGGTATCTCGGTTTCGGCTTCTGCGATGTCGTTCGACTATGGGAACTTCCGGTTCAACCTGGTGGATACACCCGGCCACAGCGATTTCTCGGAAGACACCTATCGCACGCTGACAGCCGTGGACGCGGCCGTCATGGTGATCGACGGCGCGAAAGGTGTGGAAAGTCAGACGCAGAAACTGTTCGAGGTCTGCCGCCTGCGCGATCTGCCGATCCTGACCTTCTGCAACAAAATGGACCGCGAAAGCCGCGACACGTTCGAGATCATCGACGAAATCCAGGAAATGCTGGCCATCGACGTCACGCCCGCGGCCTGGCCCATCGGCGTGGGGCGCGATTTCATCGGCTGCTATGACATGCTGCGCGACCGGCTTGAACTGATGGATCGCGCCGACCGCAACAAGGTAGCTGAAAGCATCGAGATCAACGGGCTGGACGACCCCAAACTGGCGGAACACGTGCCCGAGCATTTACTGGACAAACTGCTGGAAGAGGTCGAGATGGCCCGCGAGCTGCTGCCCGCGCTTGACCCGCAGGCGGTGCTGGAAGGCCACATGACCCCGATCTGGTTCGGTTCGGCCATCAACTCGTTCGGCGTCAAGGAATTGATGGAAGGCATCGGCGCCTATGGCCCGCAGCCACAGGTTCAATCCGCCGAACCGCGCCAGATATCCCCGGATGAAAAGAAAGTCGCAGGGTTTGTTTTCAAGGTTCAGGCCAACATGGACCCCAAGCACCGCGACCGGGTGGCGTTTGTCCGCATGGCCAGCGGTCACTTCAAGCGCGGCATGAAACTGACCCATGTGCGCAGCAAGAAACCGATGGCGATCTCGAACCCGGTTCTGTTCCTCGCCTCTGACCGTGAGCTGGCGGAAGAGGCCTGGGCCGGAGATATCATCGGCATTCCCAACCACGGGCAGCTGCGCATTGGCGATACGCTGACCGAAGGCGAAGCGCTGCGGGTGACCGGCATCCCGTCGTTTGCGCCGGAACTGCTGCAAGGCGTCCGCGCCGGCGATCCGATGAAGGCCAAGCATCTGGAAAAAGCCCTGATGCAGTTCGCCGAAGAAGGTGCGGCCAAGGTGTTCAAGCCTTCGATCGGTTCGGGCTTTATCGTGGGGGTCGTGGGCGCGTTGCAGTTCGAAGTGCTCGCCAGCCGGATCGAGATGGAATATGGCCTGCCGGTGCGGTTCGAGGCCTCGCAGTTCACCTCGGCGCGTTGGGTCAGCGGTGACAAGGCAGAAGTCGAAAAATTCGTGAATGCCAACAAACAGCACATCGCCCATGACCATGACGGCGACATTGTCTATCTGACCCGCCTGCAATGGGATATCGACCGGGTGATCCGTGACTATCCCGCGCTGAACCTGACTGCGACAAAAGAGATGATGACCTGA